A DNA window from Fastidiosipila sp. contains the following coding sequences:
- a CDS encoding helix-turn-helix transcriptional regulator, with protein MILADKILYHRKKLALSQEELAEQLNVSRQSISKWEGAQSIPDMDKIIKLSNLFSVSIDYLLKDEIEEAEYIEAKDNGSLRRISLEDASAFIEANKKYSKSIAIGVFLCIIAPALLTLSNQLFENGSLGILMLIAMVAVAVPLFIKSNHSMEPYKFLKEDSFELEYGVDSAVRREKEKYRNSHVKNLSLGVVLIIVSVIPVIVSDALLNIPVLSSVAPSLLITMVAIGVHLLVRTSIYNNSFLIVLQEGDYTPNKKKNSVIYGRIAGIYWLSIVILYLAISFIFNKWGSSWVIWPIAGVLFGLVSIIASIFVDD; from the coding sequence ATGATCTTAGCAGACAAAATTTTATACCATCGGAAAAAACTTGCTTTAAGTCAGGAGGAACTCGCTGAGCAACTCAATGTATCACGTCAGTCAATATCAAAGTGGGAAGGAGCTCAATCTATCCCGGATATGGACAAAATCATTAAGCTGAGCAATCTATTTTCAGTCTCTATCGATTATTTGCTAAAAGATGAAATTGAAGAAGCAGAGTATATTGAGGCAAAAGATAATGGAAGTCTCAGGCGGATCAGCCTGGAAGATGCCAGCGCTTTCATAGAGGCCAATAAAAAGTATTCCAAAAGCATAGCGATTGGTGTCTTTCTATGTATTATCGCTCCTGCCCTATTGACCTTGTCAAACCAGCTCTTTGAAAATGGAAGCCTGGGAATCTTAATGCTGATCGCAATGGTTGCCGTCGCTGTTCCCTTATTTATTAAGTCAAACCATTCCATGGAGCCGTATAAATTTCTAAAAGAGGATTCTTTCGAGCTTGAGTATGGTGTTGACAGCGCTGTGAGAAGGGAAAAGGAAAAATACAGAAATAGCCATGTCAAAAACCTCAGCCTGGGGGTTGTATTGATTATCGTTTCTGTTATTCCGGTTATTGTCTCGGATGCATTGTTAAATATCCCAGTTCTATCCTCTGTTGCCCCTTCTCTTCTCATTACAATGGTCGCTATTGGTGTGCATCTTCTGGTTAGAACGAGTATTTACAATAACTCGTTCCTCATCGTTCTGCAGGAAGGCGATTATACCCCTAACAAAAAAAAGAATAGTGTTATATACGGGAGAATTGCAGGAATTTACTGGCTTTCTATCGTCATCTTGTATTTGGCTATTAGTTTTATATTCAATAAATGGGGATCTTCATGGGTCATTTGGCCTATCGCCGGGGTTTTGTTTGGGCTGGTCAGTATCATCGCTTCAATCTTTGTTGATGATTAG
- the mtnA gene encoding S-methyl-5-thioribose-1-phosphate isomerase: protein MEAFFEQVISVKWAPGKEAVDIIDQTLLPGKIKRIQLKQKEEIWEAIQSLRVRGAPAIGVMAAYGMAVMAQNIQTEDYEFFCREYKKLSDYLASSRPTAVNLTWALNRLWAFVKASRGRPLSEIKKQLFVEAEAIREEDVAISRTIGRIGFDLLKDLKKEDRPVGILTHCNAGTLATAKYGTATAPMYIALEEGWSGDQMHVYCDETRPLLQGIRLTSFELKNAGIKTTVQCDNMASVLMAQGKIDIIFVGCDRVARNGDAANKIGTNTLAILAGHYKVPFYVCAPSSTIDMATATGDGIPIEIRDPDEITDMWYRERMAPPDMDVFNPAFDVTSHTLISGIITERGLCRAPFDQAFETIGL, encoded by the coding sequence GTGGAGGCATTTTTCGAGCAGGTCATCTCCGTCAAGTGGGCACCCGGCAAAGAAGCTGTCGATATCATCGACCAGACACTTTTGCCGGGAAAGATCAAGAGGATCCAGCTCAAGCAGAAAGAGGAGATTTGGGAAGCCATTCAATCGCTCCGGGTCCGGGGCGCACCGGCCATCGGTGTGATGGCGGCCTACGGCATGGCTGTCATGGCTCAAAACATACAGACTGAAGATTATGAGTTCTTCTGCCGGGAATACAAGAAGCTTTCGGATTACCTGGCCTCTTCCCGTCCCACAGCGGTGAATCTGACCTGGGCGCTGAACCGGTTGTGGGCTTTCGTCAAAGCCAGCCGGGGGAGACCCTTATCTGAGATCAAAAAACAGCTCTTTGTCGAAGCTGAAGCTATCCGGGAGGAAGATGTTGCCATCAGCCGCACTATAGGCAGGATTGGCTTTGACCTTTTGAAAGACTTGAAAAAGGAAGACCGCCCCGTCGGCATCCTGACCCATTGCAATGCCGGCACCCTGGCCACCGCCAAGTATGGCACAGCGACGGCACCCATGTACATCGCCCTGGAAGAGGGCTGGTCCGGGGATCAGATGCATGTTTACTGTGACGAGACTCGGCCGCTCTTGCAGGGTATCCGGCTGACCTCCTTCGAGCTCAAAAACGCAGGCATCAAAACAACCGTTCAATGTGATAACATGGCCTCTGTTCTGATGGCCCAGGGAAAAATTGACATTATTTTTGTGGGTTGTGACCGCGTGGCTAGGAACGGGGACGCCGCCAACAAGATTGGCACCAATACGCTGGCCATCCTGGCCGGACATTACAAAGTGCCATTTTATGTGTGCGCCCCCAGCTCCACCATTGACATGGCCACGGCAACGGGTGACGGCATTCCCATTGAAATCCGCGATCCGGATGAGATCACTGACATGTGGTACCGGGAGAGAATGGCACCTCCGGACATGGATGTCTTCAACCCCGCCTTTGACGTCACCAGCCATACCTTGATCTCGGGGATCATCACAGAGAGGGGCTTGTGCCGGGCACCCTTCGACCAAGCTTTTGAAACCATCGGTTTGTAG
- a CDS encoding DUF2156 domain-containing protein, which produces MLDFQKLQLEHLPLIKPFLDPNPQRLCDLTVGGLFMWRDLFYNEFVIAADCLIISMRIFDSHTAYTVPLGENREEALTLLEEHCREKGEPLVFCIVGDMDLPLFSRRYPDFHAIAERDYFDYLYEAEDLLELKGGKHRSTRNNINRFMRATPDWRFEIITTFNRAAVCDFACAIEKENPPQDRTLKEEARKIREVLDHLRDYGMFGGVLFAGDQVAGFSLAEVQGDTLYIHVEKADTRFRGVYQMLVYEFVKMFGNCKSVHFINREDDNGDPGLRQSKMSYGPVALLSKYTVYTDKSKPEWMERCYLE; this is translated from the coding sequence ATGTTGGATTTTCAGAAACTTCAATTGGAACATCTGCCGCTGATCAAGCCCTTCCTTGATCCCAATCCGCAAAGGCTGTGTGACTTGACGGTCGGCGGCCTTTTTATGTGGCGTGATCTCTTTTATAACGAATTCGTCATCGCAGCAGACTGCCTGATCATCAGCATGCGGATTTTTGACAGCCACACGGCCTACACGGTTCCACTCGGCGAGAACCGGGAAGAGGCCCTTACCCTGCTCGAGGAGCATTGCAGGGAAAAGGGCGAACCCTTGGTCTTCTGCATTGTCGGCGACATGGACCTGCCTCTTTTTTCCCGAAGGTACCCGGATTTTCACGCCATCGCTGAACGGGACTATTTCGATTACCTTTACGAAGCTGAAGATCTGCTCGAACTCAAGGGAGGCAAGCACCGCTCAACCCGCAATAACATCAACCGCTTCATGCGCGCTACCCCTGACTGGCGTTTTGAGATTATTACCACCTTCAACCGGGCGGCGGTCTGTGACTTTGCCTGTGCCATTGAAAAAGAAAACCCACCGCAGGACCGCACCTTGAAAGAAGAGGCACGCAAGATCCGGGAAGTCCTGGATCACCTGCGTGACTACGGTATGTTCGGCGGCGTCCTCTTTGCCGGCGACCAGGTGGCCGGCTTCTCCTTAGCGGAGGTTCAGGGCGACACCCTCTACATTCATGTTGAGAAAGCGGACACCCGCTTCAGGGGTGTTTACCAGATGCTGGTCTATGAGTTCGTCAAGATGTTCGGCAACTGCAAGTCAGTGCACTTCATCAACCGTGAGGATGATAACGGGGATCCCGGTCTGCGCCAGTCCAAGATGAGCTACGGGCCAGTGGCCCTCCTGTCCAAGTACACGGTCTATACGGATAAGTCCAAACCTGAGTGGATGGAACGCTGCTATCTGGAATGA